In the genome of Hyalangium minutum, the window CGAGAAGAGGACCTTTCAGGTGGTATGAGGCTCGGCGAAGTTGCCCTACAAGGAGGGTAACAGCCATGCCCCCGGACTCCCCTCCCTCGCTTGGCCGCTCCCTGGTGCTGGGTTGCCGGGCAGGCTTGCTCGTGTTCCTGGTGCTTTACACGGGGTGTGCCGTCTTCAACATGAAGCTCGGCTACCAGGGGAACGCCAGCCGGCTCATGGAGGAGTGGGTCTGGCAGGAGTGGCGAAGTGTGGTGCTGGGGCAGGTGGCTCGGCTCATCCTCGCGTATACCAGCGTGGGGCTCGTGCTGGGAGCGTGGATGGGTGCCGGGCTGTGGGCCCTGGGCTTCCGGCGCCGGGCGGTTTTCTGGGGGAGTGGGCTCGCGTGTCTCGCGGTGGAGGTTCCGCTGGTGCTGGCGGACTTGGCCCACCACCCGCACCTGTATGCCACGACGCTGTACGAGCGCGCCGGGTGGACGAAGGCGCTGCTGCTGGCCTTGAGCGGACAGCCACCGGGGCTGTGGCGCGCGGTGGCGCTCGGGCCGGTGGTCGCCGTGCCATTCGTGATGCTCTTCCGAGCGCTGCGCCGCCCGCCGCGCTGGGGGTATGTGCCCGCTGTGCTCGCCGTGTGGGCCGGGCTTGGCGTGCATGGATGGGGACGTGCGGAGGAGGGCCGAGAGCGTCCACCCGCTCGGCACAATCTGCTGATTCTTGCCTCGGATGGGCTGCGACCGGACCACCTCTCCGGCAACGGGTATGGCCGCCCCACATCTCCGAACATCGACCGGCTGATGCGCGAGGGCACCCGCTTCCAGGAGACCGTGGTGCAGATTCCGCGCACCGCTCCTTCTTGGGCCACGCTGCTCACCTCGCAGTGGGCGGGCGAGCATTCCCTGCGCCACACACTGGTGGGCCAGAAGGTGCTCGAGACGCCGTTCACCACGTTCGCGAGCGCGCTCGGAGCGGCCGGGTGGCAGACCGCCGTGGTGTCCGACTACGCGGGCGACCTGTTCTCCCGGTTCCGCTTCGGCTTCCAGCGCGTGCAGGCTCCCGCGTTCAACTTCCCGGACCTGATCCGGCAGCGGATGCTCGTCACCCACGTGGCGCTGCTGCCATGGACGGCGCTGGCGCCTGGCCTCTTTCCCGAGCGCGGCCAGCTCCCCGAGCTGACCGACCCCGCGCCGCTGCGCCGCTCCGTGCAGCGCACCCTGGATGGCTTCCGGCCCGAGGCTCCTTTCGCCCTGCTCGTCTTCGCGTCCACGACGCACTTCCCGTATGCGGCGCCCGCGCCTCAAGAGGGCCGCTTCGTCGCGGAGGGCTACCGCGGCCCCTGGCGATTCGGCGCAACGCCCCAGATGGAGCTGCCCCCGGACGCCCAGCCTCCCACGCCCGAGGACAGCGCCGCGCTCGTCGCCAACTACGACGCAGCGGTGCTGGCCTTCGATGGGCTGGTGGGCGAGCTGATGGAGGAGTTGGAGCGCCGGGGCCTCGCGGACTCCACGCTGGTGGTGCTGCTGTCGGATCATGGCGAGCACCTCTCCGATGAAGAGGGGCGCGGGCTCGGCCACGGCGAGCACCTGTTTGGGAGCGCCTCGCTGCGCATTCCGTTTGCGCTGCGGCTTCCGGGCCGGGTGGCGGCAGGGCGGACGGTGCCGGGGAGGGCTCGATCGATCGACGTGGCACCTACCCTGCTCGCGCTGCTCGGCGTGCCTGCGCCGGAGACGTTCCGGGGACGCTCGCTCGCGTCGATCGTCGCGCCCGAAGCCAAGGCAGCGGCAGTGCCGGACGCTCCGGCGCTTATCGAGACGGACTTCTGGTTCTCCGATCGGGATGGCCTGCCCTACCAGCAAGTGCGCATCCCCTATCCCTGGGTCTACGAGACCGCGACAGTGGAGCCCTCGGGGGACATTGCCCTGAAGCCCGAGTGGGAGAACACGGTAGAGGCTGCCAAGCACCGAGGGCTGTACCGAGACCGCTGGAAGTTGCTGGAGCTGCCCACACCGCAAAGCGTGAAGGTGGAGCTGTACGACGTCGTCGCCGATCCTGAGGAGCGGCGGGATGTCTCCGCCGAGCATCTGGACATCGTCACCCAGCTCCGGGAAGAGCTCGCACGCGAGCGTCCCGCGGGGCTCGCCGAGCGGTAGGGCCGCACTTCACACTTCTTTACGAAGGGGACAAGCGCGCTCAATGCCCCCCGGGCATCTTGGGTACCGTCGCCACTGAGGCGAAGCCGAACCCACGGTCCCTTCGGGGGCCTTCTCAGGAGATAACGCCATGAAGAAGAAGATCGCCATTGCCGCCTCTGCTGTCCTCGCCGTGGTCCTGCTCAGCGGCTTCCGAGGGGGCGGCTGGAGCCGGGACCCCGAGCGCATCAAGCAGATGATCACCTGGAAGCTGGACGACAAGCTGGAGGACCTGGACGCCACGGAGGCGCAGAAGCAGGCCATCCACGGGGTGAAGGACCGGCTCTTCGAGGAGGGCAAGACGCTGGCCACGGAGCACAAGGCCACGCGCGTGGAGGTCCTCAGCCAGCTCGAGTCGGACTACCCGGACTCGCAGAAGCTGCACAGCATCGTGGACACCCGCATCGACGCGGTGCGCGCCTTCGCTCACAAGGTGGTGGACGCCGCGCTCGAGGTCCACAAGGTCCTCACCCCGGAGCAGCGCAAGACGCTGTCCACCGAGTACCGCGAGCGCATGGGCGACCAGCCGTAGACAAGTGTCCTCCGCGAACGGCCCGTGCCCTCGGGGACGGGCCAGTCGTGCCGCACTGAACGCCTCGGGTGAGGGAAGGTGTGCTGCGGGGATGGCACGCCACTATGATCGATGCGTGGAATACACGGATTACGCCCGCCGCATCCTGTCCTATACCTCCCTCGCGGATGTGGCCGAGTACGGCCGGGTGGTGGAGGCCGGGAAGGACTATCCCCTCTTCCGGCTGACCGTCCCCGGCTCGCGCTGGCTCGTCATCACGTCCGGCTTCCATGGGGAGGAGCCTGCGGGCCCGCTGACGCTGGCGGAGAGCTTCGCGGAGATCGTGGCCTATGCGAAGGCGAGGGACGTGGGGCTGCGCGTCTATCCGTGCATCAATCCCTCGGGCTTCGAGGTGGGCACCCGCTACAACCGCAGCGAGGAGAAGCCGAACAATGACTTCCTCCGCTACGAGGTGACGCCGGGCGTCTGGAAGGGCGAGCTGACGCGCGAGGAGTCCTTCCAGCGCTGGGTGCTCTACGACGGAGGGCCCAAGGAGACGCGGGCGGTGCGCGCGGATATCGACCGATTCGCGCCTCCGGCGGCGGCGCTCGACATCCACCAG includes:
- a CDS encoding sulfatase, with the translated sequence MPPDSPPSLGRSLVLGCRAGLLVFLVLYTGCAVFNMKLGYQGNASRLMEEWVWQEWRSVVLGQVARLILAYTSVGLVLGAWMGAGLWALGFRRRAVFWGSGLACLAVEVPLVLADLAHHPHLYATTLYERAGWTKALLLALSGQPPGLWRAVALGPVVAVPFVMLFRALRRPPRWGYVPAVLAVWAGLGVHGWGRAEEGRERPPARHNLLILASDGLRPDHLSGNGYGRPTSPNIDRLMREGTRFQETVVQIPRTAPSWATLLTSQWAGEHSLRHTLVGQKVLETPFTTFASALGAAGWQTAVVSDYAGDLFSRFRFGFQRVQAPAFNFPDLIRQRMLVTHVALLPWTALAPGLFPERGQLPELTDPAPLRRSVQRTLDGFRPEAPFALLVFASTTHFPYAAPAPQEGRFVAEGYRGPWRFGATPQMELPPDAQPPTPEDSAALVANYDAAVLAFDGLVGELMEELERRGLADSTLVVLLSDHGEHLSDEEGRGLGHGEHLFGSASLRIPFALRLPGRVAAGRTVPGRARSIDVAPTLLALLGVPAPETFRGRSLASIVAPEAKAAAVPDAPALIETDFWFSDRDGLPYQQVRIPYPWVYETATVEPSGDIALKPEWENTVEAAKHRGLYRDRWKLLELPTPQSVKVELYDVVADPEERRDVSAEHLDIVTQLREELARERPAGLAER
- a CDS encoding Spy/CpxP family protein refolding chaperone — protein: MKKKIAIAASAVLAVVLLSGFRGGGWSRDPERIKQMITWKLDDKLEDLDATEAQKQAIHGVKDRLFEEGKTLATEHKATRVEVLSQLESDYPDSQKLHSIVDTRIDAVRAFAHKVVDAALEVHKVLTPEQRKTLSTEYRERMGDQP